In the Manis javanica isolate MJ-LG chromosome 12, MJ_LKY, whole genome shotgun sequence genome, one interval contains:
- the DLC1 gene encoding rho GTPase-activating protein 7 isoform X5, with product MGDPEAPAMARPLRAPLRRSFSDHIRDSTARALDVIWKNTRDRRLADLLFPIDISLVKREHDFLDRDAIEALCRRLNTLNKCAVMKLEISPHRKRSEDSDEDEPCAISGKWTFQRDSKRWSRLEEFDVFFPKQDPVPGSPDDAHLQNATSHESMLTDLSERQEVASVRSLSSTGSLPSHAPHGGDAATPRTNSVISVCSSSNFVGAEDSFCSLPSPKELSSFSFSMKGHEKNPKSKARSLLKRMESLKLKGSHRSKHTAPSKLGLIISGPILQEGMDEERLKQLNCVEISALNGNHINVPMVRKRSVSNSTQTSSSSQSETSSAVSTPSPVTRTRSLSACNKRVGMYLEGFDPFSQSTISSVMEQNFKNRESCPEDTVFYIPEDHKPGTFPKALSNGSFSPAGNNSSVNWRTGSFHGPSRISLSRDNSSGSPKELQRRNSSSSVSSRLSIYDNVPGSILYSSSGDLADLENEDIFPELDDILDHVKGMQRIVNQWSEKFSDEGDSDSALDSVSPCPSSPKHIHLDVDNDRATPSDLDSTGNSLNEPEEPSDIPERRDSGVGASLTRPNRHRLRWHSFQSSHRPSLNSVSLQTSCQSVAQMNLLQKYSLLKLTALLEKHTPSNKHGFSWAVPKFMKRIKVPDYKDRNVFGVPLTVNVQRTGQPLPQSIQQAMRYLRNHCLDQVGLFRKSGVKSRIQALRHMNESAIDCVNYEGQSAYDVADMLKQYFRDLPEPLMTNKLSETFLQIYQYVPKDQRLQAIKAAIMLLPDENREVLQTLLYFLSDVTAAVKENQMTPTNLAVCLAPSLFHLNTLKRENSSPRVMQRKQSLGKPDQKDLNENLAATQGLAHMIAECKKLFQVPEEMSRCRNSYTEQELKPLTLEALGRLHNDEPADYQHFLRDCVDSLYKEVKDKFKGWVSYSTSEQAELSYKKVSEGPPLRLWRSTIEVPALPEEVLKRLLKEQHLWDVDLLDSKVIEILDSQTDIYQYVQNSMAPHPARDCVVLRTWRTNLPKGACALLLTSVDHDRAPVVGVRVNVLLCRYLIEPCGSGKSKLTYMCRADLRGHMPEWYTKSFGHLCAAEVVKIRDSFSNQNTETKDTKSRI from the exons AGTGAGGATTCAGATGAGGATGAGCCTTGTGCAATAAGCGGCAAATGGACTTTCCAGAGGGACAGCAAGAGGTGGTCCCGCCTTGAAGAGTTTGATGTCTTTTTTCCAAAGCAAGACCCAGTGCCCGGGTCCCCAGATGATGCCCACCTGCAGAACGCCACGAGCCACGAAAGCATGCTGACGGATCTCAGCGAGCGCCAGGAGGTGGCTTCCGTCCGCAGCCTCAGCAGCACCGGCAGCCTGCCCAGCCACGCGCCCCATGGCGGGGATGCTGCCACGCCCCGGACTAACTCAGTCATCAGCGTCTGCTCCTCCAGCAACTTCGTGGGTGCCGAGGACTCCTTCTGCAGCCTGCCCTCTCCCAAGGAGCTGTCCAGCTTCAGCTTCAGCATGAAAGGGCACGAGAAGAACCCCAAGTCCAAAGCGCGCAGTCTGCTGAAGCGCATGGAGAGCTTGAAGCTCAAGGGCTCGCACCGCAGCAAGCACACGGCGCCGTCCAAGCTGGGGCTGATCATCAGCGGGCCCATCCTGCAGGAGGGGATGGAcgaggagaggctgaagcagctGAACTGCGTGGAGATCTCCGCCCTCAACGGCAATCACATTAACGTCCCCATGGTACGAAAGAGGAGTGTGTCCAACTCCACgcagaccagcagcagcagccagtCTGAGACCAGCAGTGCCGTCAGCACGCCCAGCCCCGTGACGAGGACCCGCAGCCTCAGTGCCTGCAACAAGCGGGTGGGCATGTACCTAGAGGGCTTTGACCCATTCAGTCAGTCGACTATCAGCAGTGTCATggaacagaactttaaaaaccGCGAGAGCTGCCCGGAGGACACTGTGTTCTACATCCCGGAAGATCACAAGCCCGGCACGTTCCCCAAGGCCCTCTCCAACGGCAGTTTCTCCCCCGCAGGGAACAACAGCTCTGTGAACTGGAGGACTGGAAGCTTCCACGGCCCCAGCCGTATCAGCCTGAGCAGGGACAATAGCAGCGGCAGCCCCAAGGAGCTTCAGAGACGCAATTCGTCCAGCTCCGTAAGCAGCCGCCTGAGCATCTACGACAACGTGCCGGGCTCCATCCTCTACTCCAGCTCGGGTGACCTGGCCGACCTAGAGAACGAGGACATCTTCCCTGAGCTGGATGACATCCTCGACCACGTGAAGGGGATGCAGAGGATCGTCAACCAGTGGTCGGAGAAGTTTTCCGACGAGGGGGACTCCGACTCAGCCCTGGACTCGGTCTCTCCGTGCCCATCTTCTCCCAAACACATCCACCTGGATGTGGACAATGACCGAGCCACACCCAGTGACCTGGACAGCACGGGCAACTCGCTGAACGAACCCGAAGAGCCCTCGGACATCCCGGAACGGAGGGATTCTGGGGTCGGGGCCTCCCTGACAAGGCCCAATAG GCACAGGCTGCGATGGCACAGTTTCCAGAGCTCCCATCGGCCAAGCCTGAACTCGGTGTCCCTGCAGACCAGCTGCCAGTCTGTGGCTCAGATGAACCTGCTGCAGAAGTACTCACTGCTCAAGCTGACTGCCCTACTGGAGAAGCACACGCCATCCAACAAGCATGGCTTTAGCTG GGCTGTGCCCAAGTTCATGAAAAGGATCAAGGTTCCAGACTACAAGGACCGAAATGTGTTTGGGGTCCCTCTGACGGTCAATGTGCAGCGCACCGGACAGCCCTTGCCCCAAAGCATCCAGCAGGCCATGCGCTACCTTCGCAACCATTGTTTGGACCAG GTTGGGCTCTTCAGAAAATCAGGCGTCAAATCCCGGATCCAGGCTCTGCGCCATATGAATGAAAGTGCCATAGACTGTGTCAACTATGAAGGGCAGTCTGCTTATGATGTGGCAGACATGCTGAAGCAGTACTTCAGAGACCTTCCTGAGCCATTAATGACAAACAAACTCTCAGAAACCTTTCTCCAGATCTACCAGT ATGTGCCCAAGGACCAGCGCCTCCAGGCGATCAAGGCCGCCATTATGCTCCTGCCTGATGAGAACCGCGAAGTCCTACAGACGCTCCTTTACTTCTTGAGCGATGTCACAGCAGCTGTGAAGGAAAACCAGATGACTCCCACCAACCTGGCCGTGTGCTTAGCACCTTCCCTCTTCCACCTCAACACCCTGAAGAGAGAGAATTCTTCTCCAAG GgtaatgcaaagaaaacaaagtctggGCAAACCAGATCAGAAGGATTTGAATGAAAATCTTGCTGCCACTCAAGGACTGGCCCATATGATTGCTGAGTGCAAGAAGCTTTTCCAG GTTCCGGAGGAAATGAGCCGATGTCGGAACTCCTATACCGAACAGGAGCTGAAGCCCCTCACGCTAGAAGCGTTGGGACGCCTGCATAATGACGAACCAGCTGACTATCAGCACTTCCTCCGGGACTGCGTGGATAGCCTGTATAAAGAGGTCAAAGACAAGTTTAAAGGCTGGGTCAGCTACTCTACATCTGAGCAAGCCGAGCTCTCCTACAAGAAG GTTAGTGAGGGACCCCCTCTGAGGCTCTGGAGGTCAACCATCGAAGTCCCTGCTCTGCCTGAGGAAGTCTTAAAGCGCCTACTTAAAGAGCAGCACCTCTGGGACGTAGACTTGCTGGATTCAAAAGTGATTGAAATCCTGGACAGCCAAACTGACATTTACCAGTACGTCCAGAACAGCATGGCGCCCCACCCTGCCCGGGACTGCGTCGTTCTGAG GACATGGAGGACTAATCTGCCCAAGGGGGCGTGTGCCCTTTTACTCACCTCCGTGGATCATGACCGGGCCCCTGTGGTGGGTGTGAGGGTCAATGTGCTCCTGTGCAGGTACCTGATCGAACCCTGCGGGTCAGGGAAGTCCAAACTCACCTACATGTGCAGAGCCGACCTAAG AGGCCACATGCCAGAGTGGTACACAAAATCTTTTGGACATTTGTGTGCAGCTGAAGTTGTGAAGATCCGAGACTCTTTCAGTAATCAGAACACTGAAACCAAAGACACCAAATCTAG AATATAA
- the DLC1 gene encoding rho GTPase-activating protein 7 isoform X6, giving the protein MCREKPDIMILTQIEAKEACDWLRATGFPQYAQLYEDLLFPIDISLVKREHDFLDRDAIEALCRRLNTLNKCAVMKLEISPHRKRSEDSDEDEPCAISGKWTFQRDSKRWSRLEEFDVFFPKQDPVPGSPDDAHLQNATSHESMLTDLSERQEVASVRSLSSTGSLPSHAPHGGDAATPRTNSVISVCSSSNFVGAEDSFCSLPSPKELSSFSFSMKGHEKNPKSKARSLLKRMESLKLKGSHRSKHTAPSKLGLIISGPILQEGMDEERLKQLNCVEISALNGNHINVPMVRKRSVSNSTQTSSSSQSETSSAVSTPSPVTRTRSLSACNKRVGMYLEGFDPFSQSTISSVMEQNFKNRESCPEDTVFYIPEDHKPGTFPKALSNGSFSPAGNNSSVNWRTGSFHGPSRISLSRDNSSGSPKELQRRNSSSSVSSRLSIYDNVPGSILYSSSGDLADLENEDIFPELDDILDHVKGMQRIVNQWSEKFSDEGDSDSALDSVSPCPSSPKHIHLDVDNDRATPSDLDSTGNSLNEPEEPSDIPERRDSGVGASLTRPNRHRLRWHSFQSSHRPSLNSVSLQTSCQSVAQMNLLQKYSLLKLTALLEKHTPSNKHGFSWAVPKFMKRIKVPDYKDRNVFGVPLTVNVQRTGQPLPQSIQQAMRYLRNHCLDQVGLFRKSGVKSRIQALRHMNESAIDCVNYEGQSAYDVADMLKQYFRDLPEPLMTNKLSETFLQIYQYVPKDQRLQAIKAAIMLLPDENREVLQTLLYFLSDVTAAVKENQMTPTNLAVCLAPSLFHLNTLKRENSSPRVMQRKQSLGKPDQKDLNENLAATQGLAHMIAECKKLFQVPEEMSRCRNSYTEQELKPLTLEALGRLHNDEPADYQHFLRDCVDSLYKEVKDKFKGWVSYSTSEQAELSYKKVSEGPPLRLWRSTIEVPALPEEVLKRLLKEQHLWDVDLLDSKVIEILDSQTDIYQYVQNSMAPHPARDCVVLRTWRTNLPKGACALLLTSVDHDRAPVVGVRVNVLLCRYLIEPCGSGKSKLTYMCRADLRGHMPEWYTKSFGHLCAAEVVKIRDSFSNQNTETKDTKSRI; this is encoded by the exons AGTGAGGATTCAGATGAGGATGAGCCTTGTGCAATAAGCGGCAAATGGACTTTCCAGAGGGACAGCAAGAGGTGGTCCCGCCTTGAAGAGTTTGATGTCTTTTTTCCAAAGCAAGACCCAGTGCCCGGGTCCCCAGATGATGCCCACCTGCAGAACGCCACGAGCCACGAAAGCATGCTGACGGATCTCAGCGAGCGCCAGGAGGTGGCTTCCGTCCGCAGCCTCAGCAGCACCGGCAGCCTGCCCAGCCACGCGCCCCATGGCGGGGATGCTGCCACGCCCCGGACTAACTCAGTCATCAGCGTCTGCTCCTCCAGCAACTTCGTGGGTGCCGAGGACTCCTTCTGCAGCCTGCCCTCTCCCAAGGAGCTGTCCAGCTTCAGCTTCAGCATGAAAGGGCACGAGAAGAACCCCAAGTCCAAAGCGCGCAGTCTGCTGAAGCGCATGGAGAGCTTGAAGCTCAAGGGCTCGCACCGCAGCAAGCACACGGCGCCGTCCAAGCTGGGGCTGATCATCAGCGGGCCCATCCTGCAGGAGGGGATGGAcgaggagaggctgaagcagctGAACTGCGTGGAGATCTCCGCCCTCAACGGCAATCACATTAACGTCCCCATGGTACGAAAGAGGAGTGTGTCCAACTCCACgcagaccagcagcagcagccagtCTGAGACCAGCAGTGCCGTCAGCACGCCCAGCCCCGTGACGAGGACCCGCAGCCTCAGTGCCTGCAACAAGCGGGTGGGCATGTACCTAGAGGGCTTTGACCCATTCAGTCAGTCGACTATCAGCAGTGTCATggaacagaactttaaaaaccGCGAGAGCTGCCCGGAGGACACTGTGTTCTACATCCCGGAAGATCACAAGCCCGGCACGTTCCCCAAGGCCCTCTCCAACGGCAGTTTCTCCCCCGCAGGGAACAACAGCTCTGTGAACTGGAGGACTGGAAGCTTCCACGGCCCCAGCCGTATCAGCCTGAGCAGGGACAATAGCAGCGGCAGCCCCAAGGAGCTTCAGAGACGCAATTCGTCCAGCTCCGTAAGCAGCCGCCTGAGCATCTACGACAACGTGCCGGGCTCCATCCTCTACTCCAGCTCGGGTGACCTGGCCGACCTAGAGAACGAGGACATCTTCCCTGAGCTGGATGACATCCTCGACCACGTGAAGGGGATGCAGAGGATCGTCAACCAGTGGTCGGAGAAGTTTTCCGACGAGGGGGACTCCGACTCAGCCCTGGACTCGGTCTCTCCGTGCCCATCTTCTCCCAAACACATCCACCTGGATGTGGACAATGACCGAGCCACACCCAGTGACCTGGACAGCACGGGCAACTCGCTGAACGAACCCGAAGAGCCCTCGGACATCCCGGAACGGAGGGATTCTGGGGTCGGGGCCTCCCTGACAAGGCCCAATAG GCACAGGCTGCGATGGCACAGTTTCCAGAGCTCCCATCGGCCAAGCCTGAACTCGGTGTCCCTGCAGACCAGCTGCCAGTCTGTGGCTCAGATGAACCTGCTGCAGAAGTACTCACTGCTCAAGCTGACTGCCCTACTGGAGAAGCACACGCCATCCAACAAGCATGGCTTTAGCTG GGCTGTGCCCAAGTTCATGAAAAGGATCAAGGTTCCAGACTACAAGGACCGAAATGTGTTTGGGGTCCCTCTGACGGTCAATGTGCAGCGCACCGGACAGCCCTTGCCCCAAAGCATCCAGCAGGCCATGCGCTACCTTCGCAACCATTGTTTGGACCAG GTTGGGCTCTTCAGAAAATCAGGCGTCAAATCCCGGATCCAGGCTCTGCGCCATATGAATGAAAGTGCCATAGACTGTGTCAACTATGAAGGGCAGTCTGCTTATGATGTGGCAGACATGCTGAAGCAGTACTTCAGAGACCTTCCTGAGCCATTAATGACAAACAAACTCTCAGAAACCTTTCTCCAGATCTACCAGT ATGTGCCCAAGGACCAGCGCCTCCAGGCGATCAAGGCCGCCATTATGCTCCTGCCTGATGAGAACCGCGAAGTCCTACAGACGCTCCTTTACTTCTTGAGCGATGTCACAGCAGCTGTGAAGGAAAACCAGATGACTCCCACCAACCTGGCCGTGTGCTTAGCACCTTCCCTCTTCCACCTCAACACCCTGAAGAGAGAGAATTCTTCTCCAAG GgtaatgcaaagaaaacaaagtctggGCAAACCAGATCAGAAGGATTTGAATGAAAATCTTGCTGCCACTCAAGGACTGGCCCATATGATTGCTGAGTGCAAGAAGCTTTTCCAG GTTCCGGAGGAAATGAGCCGATGTCGGAACTCCTATACCGAACAGGAGCTGAAGCCCCTCACGCTAGAAGCGTTGGGACGCCTGCATAATGACGAACCAGCTGACTATCAGCACTTCCTCCGGGACTGCGTGGATAGCCTGTATAAAGAGGTCAAAGACAAGTTTAAAGGCTGGGTCAGCTACTCTACATCTGAGCAAGCCGAGCTCTCCTACAAGAAG GTTAGTGAGGGACCCCCTCTGAGGCTCTGGAGGTCAACCATCGAAGTCCCTGCTCTGCCTGAGGAAGTCTTAAAGCGCCTACTTAAAGAGCAGCACCTCTGGGACGTAGACTTGCTGGATTCAAAAGTGATTGAAATCCTGGACAGCCAAACTGACATTTACCAGTACGTCCAGAACAGCATGGCGCCCCACCCTGCCCGGGACTGCGTCGTTCTGAG GACATGGAGGACTAATCTGCCCAAGGGGGCGTGTGCCCTTTTACTCACCTCCGTGGATCATGACCGGGCCCCTGTGGTGGGTGTGAGGGTCAATGTGCTCCTGTGCAGGTACCTGATCGAACCCTGCGGGTCAGGGAAGTCCAAACTCACCTACATGTGCAGAGCCGACCTAAG AGGCCACATGCCAGAGTGGTACACAAAATCTTTTGGACATTTGTGTGCAGCTGAAGTTGTGAAGATCCGAGACTCTTTCAGTAATCAGAACACTGAAACCAAAGACACCAAATCTAG AATATAA
- the DLC1 gene encoding rho GTPase-activating protein 7 isoform X8, which produces MKLEISPHRKRSEDSDEDEPCAISGKWTFQRDSKRWSRLEEFDVFFPKQDPVPGSPDDAHLQNATSHESMLTDLSERQEVASVRSLSSTGSLPSHAPHGGDAATPRTNSVISVCSSSNFVGAEDSFCSLPSPKELSSFSFSMKGHEKNPKSKARSLLKRMESLKLKGSHRSKHTAPSKLGLIISGPILQEGMDEERLKQLNCVEISALNGNHINVPMVRKRSVSNSTQTSSSSQSETSSAVSTPSPVTRTRSLSACNKRVGMYLEGFDPFSQSTISSVMEQNFKNRESCPEDTVFYIPEDHKPGTFPKALSNGSFSPAGNNSSVNWRTGSFHGPSRISLSRDNSSGSPKELQRRNSSSSVSSRLSIYDNVPGSILYSSSGDLADLENEDIFPELDDILDHVKGMQRIVNQWSEKFSDEGDSDSALDSVSPCPSSPKHIHLDVDNDRATPSDLDSTGNSLNEPEEPSDIPERRDSGVGASLTRPNRHRLRWHSFQSSHRPSLNSVSLQTSCQSVAQMNLLQKYSLLKLTALLEKHTPSNKHGFSWAVPKFMKRIKVPDYKDRNVFGVPLTVNVQRTGQPLPQSIQQAMRYLRNHCLDQVGLFRKSGVKSRIQALRHMNESAIDCVNYEGQSAYDVADMLKQYFRDLPEPLMTNKLSETFLQIYQYVPKDQRLQAIKAAIMLLPDENREVLQTLLYFLSDVTAAVKENQMTPTNLAVCLAPSLFHLNTLKRENSSPRVMQRKQSLGKPDQKDLNENLAATQGLAHMIAECKKLFQVPEEMSRCRNSYTEQELKPLTLEALGRLHNDEPADYQHFLRDCVDSLYKEVKDKFKGWVSYSTSEQAELSYKKVSEGPPLRLWRSTIEVPALPEEVLKRLLKEQHLWDVDLLDSKVIEILDSQTDIYQYVQNSMAPHPARDCVVLRTWRTNLPKGACALLLTSVDHDRAPVVGVRVNVLLCRYLIEPCGSGKSKLTYMCRADLRGHMPEWYTKSFGHLCAAEVVKIRDSFSNQNTETKDTKSRI; this is translated from the exons AGTGAGGATTCAGATGAGGATGAGCCTTGTGCAATAAGCGGCAAATGGACTTTCCAGAGGGACAGCAAGAGGTGGTCCCGCCTTGAAGAGTTTGATGTCTTTTTTCCAAAGCAAGACCCAGTGCCCGGGTCCCCAGATGATGCCCACCTGCAGAACGCCACGAGCCACGAAAGCATGCTGACGGATCTCAGCGAGCGCCAGGAGGTGGCTTCCGTCCGCAGCCTCAGCAGCACCGGCAGCCTGCCCAGCCACGCGCCCCATGGCGGGGATGCTGCCACGCCCCGGACTAACTCAGTCATCAGCGTCTGCTCCTCCAGCAACTTCGTGGGTGCCGAGGACTCCTTCTGCAGCCTGCCCTCTCCCAAGGAGCTGTCCAGCTTCAGCTTCAGCATGAAAGGGCACGAGAAGAACCCCAAGTCCAAAGCGCGCAGTCTGCTGAAGCGCATGGAGAGCTTGAAGCTCAAGGGCTCGCACCGCAGCAAGCACACGGCGCCGTCCAAGCTGGGGCTGATCATCAGCGGGCCCATCCTGCAGGAGGGGATGGAcgaggagaggctgaagcagctGAACTGCGTGGAGATCTCCGCCCTCAACGGCAATCACATTAACGTCCCCATGGTACGAAAGAGGAGTGTGTCCAACTCCACgcagaccagcagcagcagccagtCTGAGACCAGCAGTGCCGTCAGCACGCCCAGCCCCGTGACGAGGACCCGCAGCCTCAGTGCCTGCAACAAGCGGGTGGGCATGTACCTAGAGGGCTTTGACCCATTCAGTCAGTCGACTATCAGCAGTGTCATggaacagaactttaaaaaccGCGAGAGCTGCCCGGAGGACACTGTGTTCTACATCCCGGAAGATCACAAGCCCGGCACGTTCCCCAAGGCCCTCTCCAACGGCAGTTTCTCCCCCGCAGGGAACAACAGCTCTGTGAACTGGAGGACTGGAAGCTTCCACGGCCCCAGCCGTATCAGCCTGAGCAGGGACAATAGCAGCGGCAGCCCCAAGGAGCTTCAGAGACGCAATTCGTCCAGCTCCGTAAGCAGCCGCCTGAGCATCTACGACAACGTGCCGGGCTCCATCCTCTACTCCAGCTCGGGTGACCTGGCCGACCTAGAGAACGAGGACATCTTCCCTGAGCTGGATGACATCCTCGACCACGTGAAGGGGATGCAGAGGATCGTCAACCAGTGGTCGGAGAAGTTTTCCGACGAGGGGGACTCCGACTCAGCCCTGGACTCGGTCTCTCCGTGCCCATCTTCTCCCAAACACATCCACCTGGATGTGGACAATGACCGAGCCACACCCAGTGACCTGGACAGCACGGGCAACTCGCTGAACGAACCCGAAGAGCCCTCGGACATCCCGGAACGGAGGGATTCTGGGGTCGGGGCCTCCCTGACAAGGCCCAATAG GCACAGGCTGCGATGGCACAGTTTCCAGAGCTCCCATCGGCCAAGCCTGAACTCGGTGTCCCTGCAGACCAGCTGCCAGTCTGTGGCTCAGATGAACCTGCTGCAGAAGTACTCACTGCTCAAGCTGACTGCCCTACTGGAGAAGCACACGCCATCCAACAAGCATGGCTTTAGCTG GGCTGTGCCCAAGTTCATGAAAAGGATCAAGGTTCCAGACTACAAGGACCGAAATGTGTTTGGGGTCCCTCTGACGGTCAATGTGCAGCGCACCGGACAGCCCTTGCCCCAAAGCATCCAGCAGGCCATGCGCTACCTTCGCAACCATTGTTTGGACCAG GTTGGGCTCTTCAGAAAATCAGGCGTCAAATCCCGGATCCAGGCTCTGCGCCATATGAATGAAAGTGCCATAGACTGTGTCAACTATGAAGGGCAGTCTGCTTATGATGTGGCAGACATGCTGAAGCAGTACTTCAGAGACCTTCCTGAGCCATTAATGACAAACAAACTCTCAGAAACCTTTCTCCAGATCTACCAGT ATGTGCCCAAGGACCAGCGCCTCCAGGCGATCAAGGCCGCCATTATGCTCCTGCCTGATGAGAACCGCGAAGTCCTACAGACGCTCCTTTACTTCTTGAGCGATGTCACAGCAGCTGTGAAGGAAAACCAGATGACTCCCACCAACCTGGCCGTGTGCTTAGCACCTTCCCTCTTCCACCTCAACACCCTGAAGAGAGAGAATTCTTCTCCAAG GgtaatgcaaagaaaacaaagtctggGCAAACCAGATCAGAAGGATTTGAATGAAAATCTTGCTGCCACTCAAGGACTGGCCCATATGATTGCTGAGTGCAAGAAGCTTTTCCAG GTTCCGGAGGAAATGAGCCGATGTCGGAACTCCTATACCGAACAGGAGCTGAAGCCCCTCACGCTAGAAGCGTTGGGACGCCTGCATAATGACGAACCAGCTGACTATCAGCACTTCCTCCGGGACTGCGTGGATAGCCTGTATAAAGAGGTCAAAGACAAGTTTAAAGGCTGGGTCAGCTACTCTACATCTGAGCAAGCCGAGCTCTCCTACAAGAAG GTTAGTGAGGGACCCCCTCTGAGGCTCTGGAGGTCAACCATCGAAGTCCCTGCTCTGCCTGAGGAAGTCTTAAAGCGCCTACTTAAAGAGCAGCACCTCTGGGACGTAGACTTGCTGGATTCAAAAGTGATTGAAATCCTGGACAGCCAAACTGACATTTACCAGTACGTCCAGAACAGCATGGCGCCCCACCCTGCCCGGGACTGCGTCGTTCTGAG GACATGGAGGACTAATCTGCCCAAGGGGGCGTGTGCCCTTTTACTCACCTCCGTGGATCATGACCGGGCCCCTGTGGTGGGTGTGAGGGTCAATGTGCTCCTGTGCAGGTACCTGATCGAACCCTGCGGGTCAGGGAAGTCCAAACTCACCTACATGTGCAGAGCCGACCTAAG AGGCCACATGCCAGAGTGGTACACAAAATCTTTTGGACATTTGTGTGCAGCTGAAGTTGTGAAGATCCGAGACTCTTTCAGTAATCAGAACACTGAAACCAAAGACACCAAATCTAG AATATAA